Proteins found in one Balaenoptera musculus isolate JJ_BM4_2016_0621 chromosome 4, mBalMus1.pri.v3, whole genome shotgun sequence genomic segment:
- the CFAP298 gene encoding cilia- and flagella-associated protein 298 isoform X1, which yields MVLLHVKRGDESQFLLQAPGSTELEELTVQVARVYNARLKVQRVCSEMEELAEHGVFLPPNMQGLTDDQIEDLKLKDEWGEKCVPSAGSVFKKDDIGRRNGQAPNEKMKQVLKKTIEEAKAIISKKHVEANVCVTMEMVKDALDQLRGAVMIVYPMGLPPYDPIRMEFENKEDLSGSQAALSVITESEAQLWWAAKELRRTKKLSDYVGKNEKTKIIVKIQRRGQGAPAREPIISSEEQKQLMLYYHRRQEELKKLEENDDDSCLNSPWADNTALKRHFHGVKDIKWRPR from the exons ATGGTTCTGCTGCACGTGAAGCGGGGCGACGAGAGCCAGTTCCTGCTGCAGGCGCCGGGGAGCACGGAGCTGGAGGAGCTCACGGTGCAGGTGGCCCGGGTCTACAATGCGCGGCTCAAGGTGCAGCGCGTCTGCTCAG aaatggaagaattaGCAGAACATGGCGTATTTCTCCCTCCCAATATGCAAGGACTGACTGATGACCAGATTGAAGATTTGAAATTAAAGGATGAATGGGGTGAAAAGTGTGTCCCCAGTGCGGGTTCAGTATTTAAAAAGGATGATATTGGACGAAGGAATGGACAAG ctccAAATGAAAAGATGAAGCAAGTTTTAAAGAAGACTATAGAAGAAGCCAAAGCAATAATATCTAAG AAACACGTGGAAGCCAATGTCTGCGTTACCATGGAGATGGTGAAAGACGCCTTGGACCAGCTTCGAGGTGCAGTGATGATTGTTTATCCCATGGGGTTGCCGCCATACGATCCTATCCGGatggaatttgaaaataaagaagatcTGTCGGGGAGTCAG GCAGCACTCAGTGTCATCACAGAATCAGAGGCACAATTGTGGTGGGCAGCGAAGGAGCTAAGACGAACAAAGAAGCTTTCGGACTACGTGGGGAAGAATGAAAAAACCAAAATTATCGTCAAGATTCAGCGG AGGGGGCAGGGAGCTCCAGCGCGAGAACCCATCATTAGCAGTGAGGAGCAGAAACAGCTGATGCTCTATTATCACAGAAGACAAGAGGAGCTCAAG aaattggaagaaaatgaCGACGATTCCTGTTTAAATTCTCCGTGGGCAGATAACACTGctttgaaaagacattttcatgGAGTAAAAGACATAAAGTGGAGACCAAGATGA
- the CFAP298 gene encoding cilia- and flagella-associated protein 298 isoform X2: MNGVKSVSPVRVQYLKRMILDEGMDKKHVEANVCVTMEMVKDALDQLRGAVMIVYPMGLPPYDPIRMEFENKEDLSGSQAALSVITESEAQLWWAAKELRRTKKLSDYVGKNEKTKIIVKIQRRGQGAPAREPIISSEEQKQLMLYYHRRQEELKKLEENDDDSCLNSPWADNTALKRHFHGVKDIKWRPR, from the exons ATGAATGGGGTGAAAAGTGTGTCCCCAGTGCGGGTTCAGTATTTAAAAAGGATGATATTGGACGAAGGAATGGACAAG AAACACGTGGAAGCCAATGTCTGCGTTACCATGGAGATGGTGAAAGACGCCTTGGACCAGCTTCGAGGTGCAGTGATGATTGTTTATCCCATGGGGTTGCCGCCATACGATCCTATCCGGatggaatttgaaaataaagaagatcTGTCGGGGAGTCAG GCAGCACTCAGTGTCATCACAGAATCAGAGGCACAATTGTGGTGGGCAGCGAAGGAGCTAAGACGAACAAAGAAGCTTTCGGACTACGTGGGGAAGAATGAAAAAACCAAAATTATCGTCAAGATTCAGCGG AGGGGGCAGGGAGCTCCAGCGCGAGAACCCATCATTAGCAGTGAGGAGCAGAAACAGCTGATGCTCTATTATCACAGAAGACAAGAGGAGCTCAAG aaattggaagaaaatgaCGACGATTCCTGTTTAAATTCTCCGTGGGCAGATAACACTGctttgaaaagacattttcatgGAGTAAAAGACATAAAGTGGAGACCAAGATGA